The following coding sequences lie in one Acaryochloris sp. CCMEE 5410 genomic window:
- a CDS encoding DUF6745 domain-containing protein encodes MKQPKIGGLTPEQLELITLHQHEWKNFVLSTERIERRKATEAMQSAYSLIGEEKPEFVFCDSPDMAFRIVDTSQPYLGRRIEKKIRKPLRGQVESQLSWDLIQDLSSRLLPERIVLEGQLKRLVDEKLQFRKFIPATHWLDIAILLDVGASVLDCSFDQHKGDVIQAILKHCGWVLPYENICMICDRPTKILSDLFDDGEYLHAEGEPAIQFADGFSIWVHHGEAID; translated from the coding sequence ATGAAGCAACCCAAGATTGGTGGGCTAACACCTGAACAACTGGAACTGATTACACTTCACCAGCATGAGTGGAAGAATTTTGTGCTTTCAACCGAGAGGATTGAACGGCGAAAAGCAACTGAAGCTATGCAATCTGCGTATAGTTTGATTGGGGAAGAGAAACCTGAATTTGTTTTTTGTGACAGTCCTGATATGGCTTTTAGGATTGTTGATACTAGCCAACCTTATCTGGGAAGGAGGATAGAAAAAAAAATTAGGAAGCCTTTGCGAGGGCAGGTAGAGAGCCAACTAAGCTGGGATTTGATTCAAGATTTGTCTTCACGCTTGCTACCTGAACGTATTGTTCTGGAGGGACAGTTAAAACGTCTTGTCGACGAGAAATTACAGTTTAGAAAGTTTATTCCAGCAACCCATTGGTTAGACATAGCGATTTTATTAGATGTCGGTGCATCGGTTTTAGATTGCAGCTTTGATCAACATAAAGGAGATGTTATTCAAGCAATACTGAAGCATTGTGGTTGGGTTTTACCTTATGAAAACATCTGCATGATCTGCGACCGACCTACAAAAATTCTTTCTGACTTGTTTGATGATGGAGAGTATTTACATGCTGAAGGCGAGCCAGCTATTCAATTTGCAGATGGGTTTTCTATATGGGTTCACCACGGAGAAGCAATAGACTAA
- a CDS encoding ISAs1 family transposase, with protein sequence MATGFSKTPSSPASNDSSSSLLPATDCDQAYQQLSECFEELTDPRGGQGVQHPFVSIVVIGLLASLGGAQGWEDIETYGLSHQDWLSSFLSLPSGIPTADTYRRVFERICPTAFEQSFNHWLDQVVTTLGAQVIPIDGKQLRGSYDRNQDQSALHLVSAWASEFRLFLGQVKVEDKSNEITAIPALLELLDIAGCIITIDAMGTQHEIACRIQAKGADYVLALKENHPTLFEQVEQWFETAEANEFKDIEYSYDVRVEAGHHRREKRQVWAVSLQQMGPLYKQAQWKGLQSIVKVARTRHLWNKTTYEVMFYISSLPPIAQQLGKAIRQHWSIENQLHWVLDVTFGEDASRIRTGHAPENMAILRRWSINLLNQETSFKKSTRQKLKRASMDEAYMLKVLGASMPLQSSLSEA encoded by the coding sequence ATGGCTACAGGATTCAGCAAAACCCCTTCCTCACCAGCTTCCAATGATTCATCCTCGTCACTCCTGCCTGCTACGGATTGCGATCAGGCTTATCAACAACTATCTGAGTGTTTTGAGGAGTTGACTGATCCACGGGGAGGCCAAGGTGTCCAGCATCCGTTTGTCAGCATCGTCGTGATTGGACTATTGGCAAGTTTAGGTGGCGCACAGGGATGGGAAGACATTGAAACCTATGGTCTGAGCCATCAGGATTGGTTGTCGAGTTTTCTGAGCCTACCGTCCGGGATACCGACAGCAGACACCTATCGACGAGTGTTTGAACGCATTTGCCCCACCGCCTTTGAGCAGAGTTTCAATCACTGGTTGGATCAGGTAGTCACAACCCTCGGCGCTCAAGTGATCCCGATTGATGGCAAACAACTCAGGGGCTCCTATGACCGCAATCAAGACCAATCCGCCTTGCATCTGGTCAGTGCTTGGGCCAGTGAGTTTCGGTTATTTCTGGGACAAGTCAAAGTCGAGGACAAGAGTAATGAAATTACGGCGATCCCAGCCCTCTTAGAGCTGTTAGACATTGCTGGATGCATTATTACCATTGATGCGATGGGAACTCAGCACGAGATTGCCTGTCGCATTCAGGCCAAAGGCGCAGACTATGTGCTGGCCCTCAAAGAGAATCATCCCACGCTGTTTGAGCAGGTTGAGCAATGGTTTGAAACAGCTGAAGCGAATGAGTTTAAGGACATTGAGTACAGCTATGATGTGCGGGTGGAAGCCGGACACCATCGTCGCGAGAAACGACAAGTTTGGGCGGTGTCCCTTCAACAAATGGGTCCTCTGTACAAGCAGGCGCAGTGGAAGGGCTTGCAAAGCATCGTCAAGGTCGCTCGGACACGCCACTTGTGGAATAAAACCACCTATGAGGTGATGTTTTATATCAGCTCTCTACCGCCCATTGCTCAGCAGTTGGGCAAAGCCATCCGCCAGCATTGGTCGATTGAGAACCAACTCCACTGGGTCTTAGATGTGACCTTTGGCGAAGATGCCAGCCGCATTCGCACAGGACATGCGCCGGAAAACATGGCTATCCTGAGACGCTGGAGCATCAACCTCCTGAATCAAGAAACGTCCTTTAAGAAAAGTACCCGTCAAAAACTAAAACGGGCGAGCATGGATGAAGCGTATATGCTCAAAGTTCTAGGCGCTTCTATGCCTTTACAGTCTAGCCTTTCAGAGGCTTGA
- a CDS encoding type II toxin-antitoxin system RelE/ParE family toxin — MIKSIRHKGLEKFFVTGKTVGIQPKHAKRLRVQLAILDTAQAISRVSARKSSL, encoded by the coding sequence ATGATCAAGTCTATTCGGCACAAAGGTCTTGAAAAGTTTTTCGTGACTGGCAAGACTGTGGGCATTCAGCCCAAACATGCCAAACGACTGCGAGTACAGCTTGCTATTTTGGATACAGCTCAGGCTATCTCCAGGGTAAGCGCAAGAAAATCAAGCCTCTGA
- a CDS encoding GIY-YIG nuclease family protein has protein sequence MDEQSSLFTDLELRDIRFSGSSSPILQMSDAALKEWKARIFRYQTQVNESAATQQGTLFDLAPTSTDPASIDPFSLKQQNTEFWRDTFDDEGIAALYFVIDQELPLLLYVGETSKSNQRWKGVHDCKDYLHNYVAAHRIHKLPVRVTISFWREAPADYHLRQQLEQALIQKWKPPFNRESRKHWGAPFRDLKPD, from the coding sequence ATGGATGAGCAATCCTCACTTTTCACAGATCTAGAACTCCGAGATATCCGGTTCTCTGGTTCCAGTTCACCCATTCTACAAATGAGTGATGCTGCCCTCAAAGAATGGAAAGCTCGGATCTTCAGATATCAAACCCAAGTCAATGAATCTGCTGCAACCCAGCAAGGGACACTATTTGACTTAGCCCCAACCTCAACAGATCCTGCCAGTATCGATCCCTTTAGCCTCAAGCAACAAAACACCGAATTTTGGCGAGATACCTTCGACGATGAAGGCATTGCAGCCTTATACTTTGTCATTGATCAAGAATTGCCATTGCTGTTATACGTGGGTGAAACCTCAAAATCCAACCAGCGATGGAAAGGCGTTCATGATTGTAAAGACTACCTGCATAATTACGTTGCAGCTCACCGAATCCACAAATTACCCGTGCGAGTCACTATTAGTTTCTGGAGAGAAGCACCTGCAGACTATCATCTCCGACAACAGCTAGAGCAAGCCCTCATCCAAAAATGGAAACCCCCTTTCAACAGAGAATCACGGAAGCATTGGGGGGCACCATTCAGAGATTTAAAGCCTGACTGA
- a CDS encoding uridine kinase, protein MSIPKIIGIAGGSGAGKTTLAQALVVRLSGQALLISHDHYYRYMPCGNYDLPEALETDLMIAHLERLRSGRSVELPIYDMIANSRKAETIQVHPHLFIIVEGIFVLTLPEILECLDFKIYVETSDKLRMNRRIVRDGKEKLRSESSVIQEWQVNVIPTHKELVAPGVAVADLVVSGEGDVEETVEKILARFSDSGSV, encoded by the coding sequence ATGTCCATCCCTAAAATCATTGGCATCGCTGGCGGTAGTGGCGCAGGCAAAACCACCTTGGCCCAAGCTTTAGTGGTTCGTCTGTCCGGTCAAGCTTTACTCATCAGCCATGATCACTATTATCGATACATGCCCTGTGGCAACTATGACTTACCAGAAGCACTGGAGACTGATCTGATGATCGCTCATCTGGAACGGCTGCGGTCTGGTCGATCAGTTGAACTGCCTATTTACGACATGATCGCTAATTCCCGGAAAGCAGAGACTATCCAGGTGCATCCCCATCTATTTATCATCGTCGAGGGGATTTTCGTTCTGACTCTACCTGAAATTCTGGAGTGCTTGGACTTCAAAATTTACGTCGAGACTTCAGATAAACTGCGGATGAATCGGAGGATTGTCAGAGATGGCAAGGAGAAGCTGAGATCAGAGTCCAGTGTGATCCAGGAATGGCAGGTTAATGTCATTCCTACTCATAAAGAGCTGGTTGCGCCTGGTGTAGCAGTGGCAGATCTCGTGGTGTCAGGTGAGGGAGATGTGGAGGAAACTGTAGAGAAGATATTAGCGAGATTCTCAGATTCAGGGTCGGTTTAA